GCCAACACTACGAGCCGGAAGCGCTCCACGAACGCAACGTGGTCGTCGTCGCCAACCTCAAGCCGCGCGAGATGATGGGTATGCTCTCGCAAGGGATGCTGCTCGTCGCAAGCCACGGCGAGCGCTTGGCCTTGCTGGAGGTGGATGGGGCTGTGCCCCCGGGCAGCCGCATCAGTTAGTTTCTTTCCGGGATCGCGCCAGGCCGGCTACGCTAGGTTGACCATGTCGTGGTTGTTGCCGCCGCTCGAGCCCACGTATTCGGCTGCGCTGCGGGACGTGAACGCGACCGGCGTCGAGGCGCGGGTCGCGGCCGCGCAACGACTTGCTCGTCCAGATGCAGGCGATGACAAGCGCGCCGTCGAGGGGCTCCTCAAGCTTGCCGCCGACGCCGACCCGAGGGTCCGTTGCGCTGCCATCGTATCGCTGGCTCGACTGGACGACACGGATCTTGTTCGTGAACAAGGCATGTGCACCGTTCTTGCCCGCTTCGAGGACGCCGATCCTCACGTGCGGGAGCTCGCGGTCATAGCTGCAGCCCAGGTCGCTGGCGCGTCGTCGTTTGAAGCGCTTCGACGCGCGTTGGGCAGCCCTCACCCCGAGGTACGCTTTCAGGCGGCAGCCGGCATCGCGGAAGTGGCCCCGAGCGAAACTCTGGCGGAATTGCCTCCCTTGCTGCGCGACGGCGACGCTGAAGTGAGAGCGAACGCCGCGCGTGCCCTCGGCTCGCTAGCCCGCGCCGATCACCAAGCTCGAGCCGCCCCGCACATGCGGAACCGGCTGGCCGAGGCGCCGGCGACAGGGGCCGATGCGCGGGGCCCCGACGAGAAAGCCTGCCGGCTTGAGCAAGGGTCGCTAGCGCAAATCCGACAACTGCTGCGCGCGGCGCTGGACGACACGGACCGCGCGGTTCGGCGGGAAGCGGCTCTTGGATTGGGGCGGCTCCAGCAGGACGAAGCGCTTTTCGAGCTGTGCGACGCGCTCGAGGATCCAAGCTACGGGCAGGAGGCAGCGGAGGTGCTCGGAACGCTTGCCGACGCGCGGGCCACCGAGCCGCTGGCTCGCGTAGCCGCAAGCATGCTCAAGCCCGTCTCCCTGAGAATCGCCTCGGCGAGGAGCCTCATCTTGCTGGGAGACCAGCGGGGCATCGATGGACTAAAACGAGTGCTGCGAGGCTGGCGCTCGGCTGGGCGCAGCTACGCAGCGGAAGTCGCGGGCGAGCTCGAGGTAGTGGAGCTCGCAGACAGCCTCGCACGTCTTGCCACGCGCCCGCGTGGCTCGGATCCCGTGGTCGTTGCCCGAGCCCTGGCAAAGCTGGCATCCCGCAGCGAGCCTGCGCTACGTGCCCTGGAGCGCCTGGCCAGCCACCACGGCGAAGCTGCCGAAGTAGCTCGCGCCGCGCTGGAGAGCATCGCGGCCGGCGAGTGCCTCGCTCAGGCTGCGTTGCGAGCGTAGAGGTGACGGCGCGTCAGCGCCCACCAGGTCTGGGCCGTGGATACCGCTACAGGTTGTGCAGCGTGGCGTCGAAGCGGTACAGGCCGTAGCTGCCGGCTGCGATGGTGAGCTGGCTGCCGTCGAAGAGCAGGCTCTGGGACCAGCCGTTGGTGGGGAAGAACGCTTGCTCGAACATGGCGGCGGGCTGCTCCAGGTTGACCACCACGTAGCCGCCCCACCACAGATGCAGCAGCGCCCGGCCGGGCACGAGCTCCTTGAGTGAGAGCTCGGGGTTGACGCCGAGCGAGCCAGCGATCGTCAGGTCGGACGTATCGATGACTACCAGCTCCAACGCCCGCGCCGGTGCGGTGACGGCCGGTCCCGGCTGCGCCGGTGGCGGGGTCTGCGTGTAGCGCGCCATCAGGGCGTGCCCCGCCTGGTCGAACTTCATGTCCCGGATGCTGCCCGGGTCGAATTGCAGGCGGTGGGTCAGCGTGGCAAGCCCATCGCCGAGCTCGACTCGCGACAGCCAGATCTCGAGCTCGCCCGTGGCGCGCCAGGTGGTGTCGCCGGTGAGCAGCGCGCTGCCTTCCAGGGCGACCGGCACACCGGGAATGTTGATCGCGGCCGCGCGTACGGGCGCGCCTGGGC
Above is a window of Pseudomonadota bacterium DNA encoding:
- a CDS encoding HEAT repeat domain-containing protein; amino-acid sequence: MSWLLPPLEPTYSAALRDVNATGVEARVAAAQRLARPDAGDDKRAVEGLLKLAADADPRVRCAAIVSLARLDDTDLVREQGMCTVLARFEDADPHVRELAVIAAAQVAGASSFEALRRALGSPHPEVRFQAAAGIAEVAPSETLAELPPLLRDGDAEVRANAARALGSLARADHQARAAPHMRNRLAEAPATGADARGPDEKACRLEQGSLAQIRQLLRAALDDTDRAVRREAALGLGRLQQDEALFELCDALEDPSYGQEAAEVLGTLADARATEPLARVAASMLKPVSLRIASARSLILLGDQRGIDGLKRVLRGWRSAGRSYAAEVAGELEVVELADSLARLATRPRGSDPVVVARALAKLASRSEPALRALERLASHHGEAAEVARAALESIAAGECLAQAALRA